From Natronorubrum halophilum, a single genomic window includes:
- a CDS encoding cupin domain-containing protein: MAQQDPEELLELSSDTRSTLEKNGLRPLWEVEDDMGSLLDDLEPNIWKWEDIKAAIDGIEEDVPIADLPPGFQRRVAVPINAKHAISNTIYVGVQTVSPGETAPSHRHAASALRFTIDGNEDMKTVVAGEEFPMRDNDLVTTPQWEWHDHVNDSDETAAWLDVLDLPLFLDTLNNTHVFENHELERQPVTKTQGYWDSQYGRGRPAHEQTDGSIPGPFQGNKEPTPPYRFGWDEMLESLRQYADNDDPDPYDGYSLEYVNPATAEAPLFPTMSFRAQLLNEGPTDAHFHNSTEVYFVIEGDGATHVDGEALEWGQWDLFAVPPDSPHHHEPDDEAILLGMTDRPILESMNFYAEAEVSE; encoded by the coding sequence ATGGCACAGCAGGATCCAGAGGAGCTCCTAGAATTGAGTTCTGACACGCGGAGTACCCTCGAGAAGAACGGCCTCCGCCCGCTCTGGGAAGTGGAAGACGATATGGGGAGCCTCCTCGACGACCTCGAACCGAACATCTGGAAGTGGGAGGACATCAAAGCCGCCATCGACGGCATCGAGGAGGACGTCCCGATCGCCGACCTCCCGCCGGGCTTCCAGCGGCGGGTCGCGGTCCCGATCAACGCGAAGCACGCCATCTCGAATACGATCTACGTCGGCGTCCAGACGGTCTCTCCCGGGGAGACCGCTCCCTCCCACCGCCACGCTGCCAGCGCCCTGCGGTTCACCATCGACGGGAACGAGGACATGAAGACGGTCGTCGCGGGTGAGGAGTTCCCGATGCGGGACAACGACCTCGTCACGACGCCACAGTGGGAGTGGCACGACCACGTCAACGACTCCGACGAGACCGCCGCCTGGCTCGACGTCCTCGACCTCCCCCTGTTCCTCGACACGCTGAACAACACCCACGTCTTCGAGAACCACGAACTCGAGCGTCAGCCGGTCACGAAGACACAGGGCTACTGGGACTCCCAGTACGGCCGCGGCCGCCCCGCGCACGAGCAAACGGACGGTTCCATCCCCGGCCCGTTTCAGGGGAACAAGGAGCCGACGCCGCCGTACCGCTTCGGCTGGGACGAGATGCTCGAGTCGCTCCGGCAGTACGCCGACAACGACGACCCGGACCCCTACGACGGGTACAGCCTCGAGTACGTCAATCCGGCCACCGCGGAGGCGCCGCTGTTTCCGACCATGTCCTTCCGCGCCCAACTGCTCAACGAGGGCCCGACGGACGCCCACTTCCATAACTCGACGGAAGTCTACTTCGTCATCGAGGGCGATGGCGCGACCCACGTCGACGGCGAGGCCTTGGAGTGGGGGCAGTGGGACCTCTTCGCCGTACCGCCGGACAGCCCGCACCACCACGAACCGGACGACGAAGCGATCCTGCTGGGTATGACCGACCGGCCGATCCTCGAGTCGATGAATTTCTACGCCGAGGCCGAAGTCTCGGAGTGA
- a CDS encoding fumarylacetoacetate hydrolase family protein — translation MRFVRFNDDRLGLLTDDDRVIDVTDRLGLETNDPLKEYARKGVDASEYEDEDPDHDLEEVTVESPVRRPGKVIAAPLNYENHVEEALADKDIVTEEWFTIEDKGYFLKAPSSVAGPEDGIELPFHDRRVDHEIELAFVMGEEVKDIDADDVWDAILGYTILLDVSVRGDQDRSNRKSYDTFTIIGPCVATPDEVGDPHDLEMELQLNGETRQQENTGDMIYSCADVVEYASIGMTIEAGDVITTGTPEGVSAITGGDTIDAEIENVGSMTVEVTDRDLAFEDIHVEKSQQDD, via the coding sequence ATGCGATTCGTCAGGTTCAACGACGACCGACTGGGCTTGCTCACAGACGACGACCGCGTCATCGACGTCACCGACCGACTCGGCCTCGAGACGAACGATCCCCTCAAAGAGTACGCGCGCAAGGGCGTAGACGCCAGCGAGTACGAGGACGAAGATCCCGACCACGACCTCGAGGAGGTCACCGTCGAGTCTCCCGTCCGCCGCCCCGGCAAAGTGATCGCGGCACCACTGAACTACGAGAACCACGTCGAGGAAGCCCTCGCCGACAAGGACATCGTCACCGAGGAGTGGTTCACCATCGAGGACAAGGGCTACTTCCTCAAGGCGCCCTCGAGCGTCGCCGGGCCGGAGGACGGCATCGAACTCCCGTTTCACGATCGGCGGGTCGACCACGAGATCGAACTCGCGTTCGTCATGGGTGAGGAGGTCAAGGACATCGACGCCGACGACGTCTGGGACGCGATCCTCGGCTACACGATCCTACTCGATGTCTCCGTCCGGGGCGACCAGGACCGCTCGAACCGCAAGTCCTACGACACGTTCACCATCATCGGCCCGTGCGTTGCGACGCCCGACGAAGTCGGCGACCCGCACGACCTCGAGATGGAACTGCAGCTCAACGGCGAGACGCGCCAGCAGGAGAACACCGGCGACATGATCTACAGCTGCGCCGACGTCGTCGAGTACGCCTCGATCGGAATGACCATCGAAGCGGGCGACGTGATCACAACCGGGACGCCCGAGGGTGTCAGCGCGATCACCGGCGGCGACACGATCGACGCCGAGATCGAGAACGTGGGCTCGATGACGGTCGAGGTGACCGATCGCGACCTCGCGTTCGAGGACATCCACGTCGAGAAGAGCCAGCAGGACGACTGA
- a CDS encoding aldehyde dehydrogenase family protein, which yields MPDAISPRADWNALYIGGEWVDGDGDTIPIADPSTREVFAEVPAATESDVDDAYEAAAVAQTEWRDQPPAARQEVIQQFTEALHEFEEEIIELLTHEAGGTAGYGHTSHHLTADQAGEAATLPRRMKGEHAPSNIPGKEHLIKREPKGVVTVISPWNFPLNLSARAVLPAIAAGNAVVLKPATNTPISGGLLFATLFEETDLPDGVLNVVTGRGSEIGDRVAGHPESDVVAFTGSTEVGRRVAAAAAENLATPAMELGGNNAHVVTADADLERAVDGAVFGSFIHQGQVCISINRHVVHEDVYDDYVTHLVDRAESLVAGSAHDEVHLGPVIDEHQRDEMLEYVAETIDAGATLETGGGIVDLEGVHESQSDSLASQKSSTSGDVEDSLVIEPTVLSDVTNDMAAACNEHFGPIAPVIPFSDIDEAIEIVNDTEFGLSGSVHAGDRETARSIADRMETGMVHIGDQPINDEAHVPFSGTGASGMGGYNTEEFLREVTETKWISIQREPREYPF from the coding sequence ATGCCGGACGCGATATCGCCGAGGGCGGACTGGAACGCACTGTACATCGGTGGCGAGTGGGTCGACGGAGACGGCGACACCATCCCGATCGCGGACCCGTCGACGCGGGAGGTGTTCGCCGAGGTTCCCGCGGCCACCGAGTCGGACGTCGACGACGCCTACGAGGCGGCGGCTGTTGCTCAGACCGAGTGGAGGGACCAACCCCCCGCAGCCCGTCAGGAGGTTATCCAGCAGTTCACCGAGGCGCTGCACGAGTTTGAGGAGGAGATTATCGAACTACTCACGCACGAGGCCGGCGGAACCGCCGGCTACGGCCACACGTCCCACCACCTCACCGCCGACCAGGCGGGCGAGGCGGCGACGCTGCCGCGGCGGATGAAGGGCGAACATGCCCCGTCGAACATTCCCGGGAAGGAACACCTCATAAAGCGCGAACCGAAAGGCGTCGTCACGGTCATCTCGCCGTGGAACTTCCCGTTGAACCTCTCGGCGCGGGCGGTGCTTCCCGCCATCGCCGCCGGCAACGCCGTCGTGCTCAAGCCGGCGACGAACACGCCGATTAGCGGCGGCCTGCTGTTCGCGACGCTGTTCGAGGAGACGGACCTCCCCGACGGCGTCCTCAACGTCGTCACCGGCCGCGGCTCCGAGATCGGCGACCGCGTGGCCGGCCACCCCGAGAGCGACGTGGTGGCGTTCACCGGCTCGACGGAGGTCGGTCGACGGGTCGCCGCCGCGGCGGCCGAGAACCTGGCGACGCCCGCGATGGAACTGGGCGGCAACAACGCCCACGTCGTCACCGCGGACGCCGACCTCGAGCGCGCCGTCGACGGGGCAGTTTTCGGTTCGTTCATCCACCAGGGACAGGTCTGCATCTCGATCAACCGCCACGTCGTCCACGAAGACGTCTACGACGACTACGTCACCCATCTCGTCGACCGGGCGGAGTCGCTCGTCGCGGGCAGCGCCCACGACGAGGTTCACCTCGGTCCCGTGATCGACGAACACCAGCGCGACGAGATGCTCGAATACGTCGCGGAGACGATCGACGCGGGTGCGACGCTCGAGACCGGCGGCGGGATCGTCGACCTCGAGGGCGTTCACGAATCGCAAAGCGATTCGTTAGCCAGCCAGAAGTCTTCGACTTCTGGTGACGTCGAGGACTCGCTCGTCATTGAGCCGACGGTGCTCTCCGACGTGACGAACGACATGGCCGCGGCGTGCAACGAGCACTTCGGTCCCATCGCACCGGTGATCCCCTTCTCCGATATCGACGAGGCGATCGAGATCGTCAACGACACGGAGTTCGGCCTCTCCGGGTCCGTGCACGCAGGCGACCGCGAGACCGCGCGGTCGATCGCCGACCGCATGGAGACGGGGATGGTCCACATCGGCGACCAGCCCATCAACGACGAGGCTCACGTCCCGTTTAGCGGCACCGGCGCCTCCGGTATGGGCGGCTACAACACCGAGGAGTTCCTCCGCGAGGTGACCGAGACGAAGTGGATCTCGATCCAGCGCGAGCCGCGCGAGTACCCGTTCTGA